A genomic stretch from Bacillus sp. N1-1 includes:
- the preA gene encoding NAD-dependent dihydropyrimidine dehydrogenase subunit PreA has product MADLRTNLAGITSPNPFWLASAPPTNSGYQVQRAFEAGWGGAVWKTLGDPILNVSSRYAAVHFNGQRVAGFNNIELITDRPLEVNLKEIYETKKKFPNHAVVASLMVEPNQEAWHEIVKKTEAAGVDGLELNFGCPHGMAERGMGSASGQVPELVEKQTYWAKEAAETPVIVKLTPNITDITATAEAAVSGGADAVSMINTINSLAGVDIDTWLPIPHVGGKGAHGGYCGPAVKPIALNMVSECARNSRINVPISGMGGVSNWQNAIEFMLMGASNVQICTAAMHHGFRIVEDLIDGLSTYLDERGILSVQDIIGKSVPTFSDWGNLDLNYKVVARINNDVCINCNKCHIACEDTSHQCIDMLNDPNGHAILQVREEDCVGCNLCSIVCPVDGAIDMVELKSDLPQMTWNERQSLIGSLKDRKVTK; this is encoded by the coding sequence ATGGCAGATCTTAGAACGAATCTTGCGGGGATTACTTCACCGAACCCATTTTGGCTCGCATCTGCACCACCTACTAACTCAGGATATCAAGTGCAGCGTGCGTTTGAAGCAGGATGGGGAGGGGCTGTTTGGAAAACGCTAGGGGATCCGATTTTAAATGTTTCTTCAAGATATGCAGCCGTTCACTTTAATGGGCAACGAGTAGCAGGGTTTAATAATATTGAGCTCATCACGGATCGACCGCTGGAAGTGAATTTGAAGGAAATCTATGAAACGAAGAAAAAATTCCCGAATCACGCCGTAGTTGCTTCGTTGATGGTTGAGCCCAATCAAGAAGCATGGCATGAAATCGTTAAAAAGACAGAGGCTGCAGGTGTAGATGGTCTAGAACTTAACTTTGGTTGTCCTCATGGAATGGCTGAACGAGGAATGGGGTCAGCGTCTGGGCAAGTGCCTGAACTTGTAGAAAAACAAACCTATTGGGCAAAAGAAGCGGCTGAAACACCAGTTATTGTTAAGTTAACACCTAATATTACGGATATTACCGCTACTGCTGAGGCTGCAGTTAGTGGTGGAGCCGATGCGGTGAGCATGATTAATACGATTAATAGTCTTGCAGGAGTAGATATTGATACGTGGCTACCCATTCCGCATGTTGGAGGAAAAGGAGCCCATGGTGGCTATTGTGGACCTGCCGTGAAGCCTATCGCATTAAACATGGTTAGTGAATGTGCAAGAAACAGTCGTATTAATGTTCCGATTTCTGGTATGGGTGGCGTATCTAATTGGCAGAATGCGATTGAATTTATGTTAATGGGTGCAAGCAATGTACAAATATGCACAGCAGCGATGCACCACGGTTTCCGCATCGTTGAAGATCTTATCGACGGTTTGTCTACTTACCTTGATGAAAGAGGCATTCTTTCAGTTCAAGACATTATTGGAAAATCTGTTCCTACCTTTTCAGACTGGGGGAACCTCGACCTCAATTACAAAGTTGTCGCGCGGATTAATAATGACGTTTGCATCAATTGTAACAAATGCCACATTGCCTGCGAGGACACTTCTCATCAATGTATTGACATGTTAAATGATCCAAATGGACATGCCATTCTTCAAGTAAGAGAAGAGGATTGTGTTGGGTGTAACTTATGTTCAATAGTATGTCCTGTTGATGGAGCGATTGATATGGTAGAGCTCAAAAGTGATCTACCACAGATGACGTGGAATGAACGTCAATCTCTTATCGGTTCGCTTAAAGACCGGAAAGTAACCAAATAA